The DNA region CTGGCCGAGTTGACCGGAATCCCGGTGGTCACCACGCTGATGGCGCGCGGTGCGTTCCCGGACAGCCACCGGCAGAACCTCGGTATGCCCGGCATGCACGGCACCGTCTCCGCGGTGGCCGCGCTGCAGCGCAGCGACCTGCTCATCGCGCTGGGGACACGCTTCGACGACCGGGTGACCGGCAAGTTGGAGTCCTTCGCCCCCGAGGCCAAGGTCATCCACGCCGACATCGACCCCGCCGAGATCGGCAAGAACAGGCACGCCGACGTGCCGATCGTCGGTGACGTCAAGGCGGTCATCACCGACCTGCTCGACGTGCTGCGCCGTGACGGCGCCTCCGACGTCATCGAGATCGACGACTGGTGGACCTACCTGCAGAACGTGCAGGACACTTATCCGCTGAGCTACGGGCCGCAGAGCGACGGCAGCCTGTCACCCGAGTACGTCATCGAAAGTCTGGGAAAGATCGCCGGACCCGACGCCATCTACGTGGCCGGTGTCGGGCAGCACCAGATGTGGGCCGCACAGTTCATCTCGTACGAGAAGCCCAAGACGTGGCTGAACTCGGGTGGGCTGGGCACGATGGGCTACGCGGTGCCCGCGGCGATGGGCGCCAAGATGGGTTGCCCGGACACCGAGGTGTGGGCCATCGACGGGGACGGGTGCTTCCAGATGACCAACCAGGAGCTGGCCACCTGCGCGATCGAGGGCATCCCCATCAAGGTGGCGGTGATCAACAACGGCAACCTCGGCATGGTGCGGCAGTGGCAGACGCTGTTCTACGAAGAGCGGTACAGCCAGACTGATCTGTCCACCCATTCGCGGCGGATCCCGGACTTCGTCAAGCTGGCCGAGGCGCTCGGCTGCGTCGGATTGCGTTGTGAGCGCGAAGAAGACGTCGCGGACGTCATCGCGCAAGCCCGGGCGATCAACGATCGGCCGGTCGTCATCGACTTCACCGTCGGCGCCGACGCCCAGGTGTGGCCGATGGTGGCCGCAGGCACCAGCAACGACGAGATCCAGGCGGCGCAGGGAATCCGGCCGTTGTTCGGCGATCCGGAAGAGGGACACGCATGAGCACCGCTGCTCCGCGCACACACACACTGTCGGTGCTCGTGGAGGACAAACCGGGCGTGCTCGCCCGCGTGGCGTCGCTGTTCTCCCGGCGCGGCTACAACATCCAGTCGCTGGCCGTCGGCGCCACCGAGCACAAGAATCTCTCCCGGATGACCATCGTGGTCGACGTCGAGGATTCACCGCTGGAGCAGATCACCAAGCAGCTCAACAAGCTGATCAACGTGATCAAGATCGTCGAGCAGGATGAGGAGACCACCGTCTCCCGCGAGCTCGCGCTGATCAAGGTCCGCACCGATGCGTCCACCCGTGGCCAGGTGATCGAAGCGGTCAACCTGTTCCGCGCCAAGGTCGTCGACGTCTCGAACGAGTCGCTGACCGTCGAGGCCACCGGAACGCCTGGAAAGATCGAAGCGCTGTTGCGGGTGCTCGAGCCCTACGGGGTTCGCGAGATCGTCCAGTCCGGTGTGGTGTCGCTGTCCCGCGGCCCCCGCGGTATCAGCACCAAGTAATGATTCGAAAAGCAAAGAGAAGAAAGAAGATTCACGAAGATGGCAGTTGAGATGTTCTATGACGACGACGCAGACCTGTCGGTCATCCAAGGTCGCAAGGTCGGTGTCATCGGCTACGGCAGCCAGGGTCATGCGCACTCGCTGAGCCTGCGCGACTCGGGTGTGCAGGTGAAGGTCGGTCTCAAGGAGGGCTCCAAGTCCCGCGAGAAGGTCACCGAGCAGGGCCTCGAGGTGGACACCCCCGCAGAGGTCGCCAAGTGGGCCGACGTGATCATGGTGCTCGCACCCGACACCGCGCAGGCCGACATCTTCAAGAACGACATCGAGCCGAACCTCAACGACGGCGACGCGCTGTTCTTCGGCCACGGCCTGAACATCCACTTCGACCTGATCAAGCCGCCGGCCAACGTGACGGTCGGCATGGTCGCCCCGAAGGGGCCGGGGCACCTGGTGCGTCGGCAGTTCGTCGACGGCAAGGGAGTGCCCTGCCTGATCGCGGTCGACCAAGACCCCAAGGGTGAGGGTCAGGCCCTGGCGCTGTCCTACGCCAAAGGCATCGGCGGGGCCCGGGCCGGCGTCATCAAGACCACGTTCAAGGACGAGACCGAGACCGATCTGTTCGGTGAGCAGGCCGTGTTGTGCGGTGGCACCGAAGAACTGGTCAAGACCGGCTTCGAGGTCATGGTCGAGGCCGGGTATGCGCCCGAGCTCGCCTACTTCGAGGTGCTGCACGAGCTCAAGTTGATCGTCGACCTGATGTACGAGGGCGGCATCGCGCGGATGAACTACTCGGTGTCCGACACCGCGGAGTTCGGCGGCTACCTGTCCGGTCCGCGCGTCATCGACGCCGACACCAAGGAGCGGATGCGCGGCATCCTCAAGGACATCCAGGACGGCAGCTTCGTCAAGGAGCTCGTCGCCAACGTCGAGGGCGGCAACAAGCGACTCGAGAAGCTGCGCAAGGAGAATGCCGAACACCCCATCGAGGTGACCGGCAAGAAGCTGCGTGACCTGATGAGCTGGGTCGATCGCCCGATCACCGAGACTGCCTAGTTCCTTGCGATTTCGGTGTAGTTCGTCACGTTGAGCGAGACGAGCTACACCGAAATCGCGTCTAGGACAGGCGGTCGGCCACACCGACCACGCGACGCGCCAGGTGGTCCAGCGCGTCCAGCGTGGGGTCCTCGAGGTCGTTGCTGTTTTCCGGCCCGGTGATGTGCCCGACGCCGTAGGGGTTGCCGTCGGCGAACTTGACACCGTCGGTGTATCCGGGCGGCACGATGATGCCGCCGAAGTGCATCAGGGAGATGTTGAGCGTGATCAGCGTCGTCTCCTGACCGCCATGCGCGGTTTGTGACGAGGTGAACGCGGCGTAGACCTTGTCGGCGAGCTTGCCCTGAGCCCAGAGGCCACCCAGCGAGTCGATGAAATTGCGGAACTGCGATGCCGTGTTGCCGAAACGGGTCGGCGATCCGAAGATCACCGCGTCGGCCCAGACGATGTCGTCACCGGTGGCTGCCGGGAGATCTTTGGTTGCTTCGTAATTGGCCGTCCACGCGGTGTTCTTCGCGAAGGAATCGGGGTCTCGTGTCTCGGCGATGTGCCGTACCCGGACTTCTGCGCCCGCAGACTCGGCTGCCGCTGCGACGCGGTTGGCCATCACGGTGCCGTGCCCCGTCGCCGAGTAGTAGATGACCGCGAGTTTTGTCATGTGGACAGCGTACTCAGGGCGACAGATTCGGCAGGTCCCTGATGCCGAACTCCTTGCGCAACACCGTGCGGGCGGCGTAGTACCCCGACATGCCGTGCACTCCACCGCCGGGCGGGGCCGCCGACGAGCACAGGTACGCCTTCGGGATCGGCGTCGACCACGGATCCCAGCGCAGTGCGGGACCGGTGAGTGCGCTGAACATGTTGTTGCCGCCGACGCCGATGTCTCCGCCGACGAGGTTGGCGTTGTGGTCGGCCAGTCGCGCCGCAGGAACGCTACGCACGCCGACGACCAGATCCCGGAAGCCCGGCGCGAAGCGCTCGACGATGCCGGTGACGGTTTCGGCCATGTCCATCGTGGAACCTTGCGGGACATGTGCGTAGGCCCACAGTGGCCGGCGACCCTGGGCGTCGATCCGGCTGGGATCGGCCAGGTGGGGGAGTGCGGCGAGCACCATCGGCCACTCGGCGTGCCGGCCGTCGGCGATCTCCTGCTCGGCGCGCGCCATCATGGACCGGTCACCGCCCAGGTGCAGCGTCGGAGCCTGCGCCAAACGCGAATCCCGCCAGGGGATCTCGCCGGAGAGCACGAAGTCGACCTTCGCCACCCCCGGTCCGTAGCGGTAGCCCCGCAGGGTCTTGGCGTAGCGCGAGGGCAACCGGTCTCCGTAGATCCCCAGCAGCGCGGTCGGCGCCGTGTCGTAGAGGACCACTCCCGAAGGTGGGTCCGTGACCGCTTCGCTGAGCGTCAGTTCGCCACCGTGCGAGCGCAGATCGGCCAGCAGCGCGTCCGGGATGGCCTGTGAGCCGCCGACGGGTATCGGCCAACCGACCGAATGGCCGAGGGTGGCCAACATCAGGCCCGCACCCGAAGCCACCAGCGAGGGCATCTGCGAGATCGTATGTGCCGCAACGCCGGTGAAGAGTGCCCGGGCGTCCTCCCCGGCGAGCGTGCCCCACGCCGGGCTGCCCTGGGCGAGCAGGCGAGGGGCGACCCGAAGCGCAGCCGTGATGCTCGGGGGGACGGACCGCTTGTCTCCGAGTAACAGGCCGACGACGCCGTCGGAGTCGGCCGACAACGGACCCAGCAGCCGACGCCACGACGCGCCGTCGTCGAGTTCGGCGCTGGTGCGTTCGATGTCGAGGTAGCCGATCGCGGCGGGTCGATCCGGCAGCGGGTTGCCGTAGGACACCTCGGGCACCGTCAGCGCCACCCCCCGCGCGCGCAGGTCGAATGCGGAGAAGAACGGCGACGCCAGGGCCAGCGGGTGCACGGCGGAGCAGATGTCGTGTGACACCCCGGAGAACTCGGGGTCGGGCAGGGTGCGGGCACCGCCTCCGTAGGTGGGCTGGGCCTCGATCACCCGTACCGATAGACCCGCTCGTGCGCAGATGACAGCGGCGGCCAGACCGTTGGGCCCGCTACCGACGATGGTGATGTCCACCGCTCCATTACAGCCCACTAGGCTGTCCGCGTGAGTTTGCCTGTAGTACTGATCGCCGACAAGCTGGCCCAATCGACGGTGGAAGCCCTCGGTGACCAGGTCGAAGTCCGTTGGGTGGATGGTCCGGACCGGGAGAAGCTGCTGGCTGCCGTCGTGGATGCCGACGCTCTGCTGGTGCGCTCGGCCACCACCGTCGACGCCGAGGTCCTCGCCGCGGCGCCGAAGCTCAAGATCGTCGCCCGCGCAGGAGTCGGACTCGACAACGTCGACGTCGATGCCGCCACGGCGCGCGGCGTCCTGGTGGTCAACGCCCCGACGTCGAACATCCACAGTGCCGCCGAGCACGCTTTGGCGCTGCTGCTGTCGACTGCGCGCCAGATCCCCGCCGCCGATGCCACGCTGCGGGAGCGCACCTGGAAGCGCTCGGCGTTCTCCGGCACCGAGATCTTCGGCAAGACCGTCGGTGTGGTGGGCCTCGGGCGCATCGGCCAGCTGGTGGCGCAGCGTCTCGCCGCTTTCGGCGCCCACATCACGGCCTACGACCCGTATGTGTCCCATGCACGCGCCGCGCAGTTGGGCATCGAGCTGTTGACACTCGACGAACTGCTGGCGCGCGCCGACTTCATCTCGGTTCACCTGCCCAAGACCAAGGAGACCGCAGGCCTGATCGGTAAGGATGCGCTGGCCAAGATCAAGCCGGGCGCCATCATCGTCAACGCCGCCCGCGGTGGCCTCATCGACGAGGCGGCGCTCGCCGAGGCCATCACCAGCGGTCACGTCCGCGGCGCGGGACTCGACGTTTTCTCGACCGAGCCGTGCACCGACAGTCCGCTGTTCGAGCTGCCGCAGGTGGTGGTGACGCCGCATCTGGGAGCGTCCACCGCCGAGGCGCAGGACCGGGCGGGCACCGACGTCGCAGCCAGCGTGAAGCTCGCGTTGGCCGGGGAGTTCGTACCGGACGCCGTCAACGTCGGCGGTGGCGTCGTCGGTGAAGAGGTGGCGCCCTGGCTCGACCTGGTGCGCAAGCTCGGCCTGCTCGCCGGTGTGCTGTCGAGCGAACTGCCGGTGTCGCTGTCGGTGCAGGTGTACGGCGAGCTGGCCGGCGAAGAGGTCGAGGTGCTCAAACTCTCGGCATTGCGTGGCCTGTTCTCGGCGGTGATCGAGGATCAGGTCACTTTCGTCAACGCGCCGGCGCTGGCCGCCGAGCGCGGCGTGGAAGCGTCGATCACCACCGCCTCGGAGAGCCCCAACCACCGCAGCGTCGTCGACGTGCGTGCCGTCGGGGCCGACGGGTCGACGGTGAACGTCGCCGGCACGCTGACCGGCCCGCAACTGGTCGAGAAGATCGTCCAGATCAACGCCCGAAACCTGGATCTGCGTGCCGAGGGCGTCAACCTGATCATCAACTACGACGACCAGCCCGGTGCGCTCGGCAAGATCGGTACGCTGCTCGGCGGCGCCGGGGCCAACATCCTTGCCGCGCAGCTCAGTCAGGACGCCGACGGCGAGGGCGCGACGATCATGCTGCGGCTGGACCGTCAGGTGTCCGACGATGTGCTCTCCGCCATCAGTCGCGACGTGAACGCGGTGACGCTGGAAGTGGTGGATCTCTCATGAGACTGGCCGTGATCGCCGGCGACGGCATCGGACCGGAGGTCATCGGCGAAGCGCTGACGGTGCTCGACGCCGTACTGCCCGGCGTGCAGAAGACCGAGTACGACCTCGGCGCTCGGCAGTACCACGCGACCGGCGAGGTGCTGCCCGACTCGGTGCTCGCCGAGTTGAAGGGGCACGACGCGATTCTGTTGGGCGCCATCGGCGATCCGTCGGTGCCCAGCGGACTGCTCGAACGTGGGCTGCTGTTGCGTGTCCGGTTCGAACTGGACCACCACATCAACCTGCGGCCGGGCCGGCTCTATCCCGGTGTGCAGAGCCCGCTGGCCGGCAACCCCGAGATCGACTTCGTTGTCGTCCGGGAAGGCACCGAGGGGCCCTACACCGGTAACGGTGGCGCCATCCGGGTCGACACGCCCCATGAGATCGCCACCGAGGTGAGCGTCAACACCGCCTACGGGGTGCGCCGGGTCGTGCAGGACGCATTCGGTCGAGCGCAGCAGCGGCGCAAGCATCTGACCCTGGTGCACAAGAACAACGTCCTGACCTACGCCGGGTCGCTGTGGTGGCGCACGGTGCAGGCCGTGGCACCGGAGTATCCCGACGTCGAGGTCGCGTACCTGCATGTCGACGCCGCCACCATCCACCTGGTCACCGACCCGGGCCGGTTCGACGTCATCGTCACCGACAACCTCTTCGGGGACATCATCACCGATCTGGCAGCGGCCGTGTGCGGCGGCATCGGTCTGGCTGCCAGCGGCAATATCGATGCGACGCGGACGAATCCGTCGATGTTCGAGCCGGTGCACGGCAGCGCCCCGGACATCGCGGGCCAGGGCATCGCGGATCCGACGGCAGCGGTCATGTCGGTGGCGCTGCTGCTGGCGCACCTGGGCGAGCTCAGCGCCGCGGCGCGGGTCGACAAGGCCGTCGAGGAGCATCTCGCGACGCGTGGTGACGAGAAACTGTCGACATCGGCCGTGGGCGCCCGAATCCTGGGGAAGCTGTAGGCATCTCCGGACGGTTCGCGACGCTGACGCGGCAGTGTCGGCTGTTCGCGATCGGTTCGGCGTTCTTCGCCACGGCGACGGTTCCCGGGTTCCCGGCGTGGGCCGGGGCCGGTGCCGCCAACTTCCTGTGCTTCGTCGGCTCATTTTTCTTCACCACCGCTGCGTGGATGCAGCTGGCACAGGCAACCGGGTCCGACCATTCTCCCGCCGAACGAGCCTCGGCTGCAGTTCAGTTCGTCGGCACGCTGCTGTTCAACCTGGGCACCGGCGCGTCGGTTCTGGCGCACGCCGTGACGGCGGAACGGCGGTATGTGTGGACTCCCGACGCGGTCGGGTCGAGCGCATTCCTGCTCAGCGGCGTCCTCGGTTTCGTCGCTGTCACCGCCACCGTGGGATTGTTCGAACTCCGGTCTCGGGACTGGTGGGCGTCGGCGATCAACCTGATCGGCTGCGTCGCGTTCGGGGTGTCGGCGATCGCCGCATTCGTCCGGGTCACCGGGGTGACCGCCGATGCGCGGCTGGCCAACCTCGGCACGTTCGTCGGGGCGCTGTGCTTTCTGGCGGCCGCG from Mycobacterium sp. DL includes:
- the wrbA gene encoding NAD(P)H:quinone oxidoreductase, with amino-acid sequence MTKLAVIYYSATGHGTVMANRVAAAAESAGAEVRVRHIAETRDPDSFAKNTAWTANYEATKDLPAATGDDIVWADAVIFGSPTRFGNTASQFRNFIDSLGGLWAQGKLADKVYAAFTSSQTAHGGQETTLITLNISLMHFGGIIVPPGYTDGVKFADGNPYGVGHITGPENSNDLEDPTLDALDHLARRVVGVADRLS
- a CDS encoding NAD(P)/FAD-dependent oxidoreductase encodes the protein MDITIVGSGPNGLAAAVICARAGLSVRVIEAQPTYGGGARTLPDPEFSGVSHDICSAVHPLALASPFFSAFDLRARGVALTVPEVSYGNPLPDRPAAIGYLDIERTSAELDDGASWRRLLGPLSADSDGVVGLLLGDKRSVPPSITAALRVAPRLLAQGSPAWGTLAGEDARALFTGVAAHTISQMPSLVASGAGLMLATLGHSVGWPIPVGGSQAIPDALLADLRSHGGELTLSEAVTDPPSGVVLYDTAPTALLGIYGDRLPSRYAKTLRGYRYGPGVAKVDFVLSGEIPWRDSRLAQAPTLHLGGDRSMMARAEQEIADGRHAEWPMVLAALPHLADPSRIDAQGRRPLWAYAHVPQGSTMDMAETVTGIVERFAPGFRDLVVGVRSVPAARLADHNANLVGGDIGVGGNNMFSALTGPALRWDPWSTPIPKAYLCSSAAPPGGGVHGMSGYYAARTVLRKEFGIRDLPNLSP
- the ilvN gene encoding acetolactate synthase small subunit — its product is MSTAAPRTHTLSVLVEDKPGVLARVASLFSRRGYNIQSLAVGATEHKNLSRMTIVVDVEDSPLEQITKQLNKLINVIKIVEQDEETTVSRELALIKVRTDASTRGQVIEAVNLFRAKVVDVSNESLTVEATGTPGKIEALLRVLEPYGVREIVQSGVVSLSRGPRGISTK
- the ilvC gene encoding ketol-acid reductoisomerase gives rise to the protein MFYDDDADLSVIQGRKVGVIGYGSQGHAHSLSLRDSGVQVKVGLKEGSKSREKVTEQGLEVDTPAEVAKWADVIMVLAPDTAQADIFKNDIEPNLNDGDALFFGHGLNIHFDLIKPPANVTVGMVAPKGPGHLVRRQFVDGKGVPCLIAVDQDPKGEGQALALSYAKGIGGARAGVIKTTFKDETETDLFGEQAVLCGGTEELVKTGFEVMVEAGYAPELAYFEVLHELKLIVDLMYEGGIARMNYSVSDTAEFGGYLSGPRVIDADTKERMRGILKDIQDGSFVKELVANVEGGNKRLEKLRKENAEHPIEVTGKKLRDLMSWVDRPITETA
- the serA gene encoding phosphoglycerate dehydrogenase, with product MSLPVVLIADKLAQSTVEALGDQVEVRWVDGPDREKLLAAVVDADALLVRSATTVDAEVLAAAPKLKIVARAGVGLDNVDVDAATARGVLVVNAPTSNIHSAAEHALALLLSTARQIPAADATLRERTWKRSAFSGTEIFGKTVGVVGLGRIGQLVAQRLAAFGAHITAYDPYVSHARAAQLGIELLTLDELLARADFISVHLPKTKETAGLIGKDALAKIKPGAIIVNAARGGLIDEAALAEAITSGHVRGAGLDVFSTEPCTDSPLFELPQVVVTPHLGASTAEAQDRAGTDVAASVKLALAGEFVPDAVNVGGGVVGEEVAPWLDLVRKLGLLAGVLSSELPVSLSVQVYGELAGEEVEVLKLSALRGLFSAVIEDQVTFVNAPALAAERGVEASITTASESPNHRSVVDVRAVGADGSTVNVAGTLTGPQLVEKIVQINARNLDLRAEGVNLIINYDDQPGALGKIGTLLGGAGANILAAQLSQDADGEGATIMLRLDRQVSDDVLSAISRDVNAVTLEVVDLS
- a CDS encoding acetolactate synthase large subunit: MRQPNNVAPHQLTGAQAVIRALEELDVDTIFGIPGGAVLPVYDPLFDSQKLRHVLVRHEQGAGHAASGYAHATGKVGVMMATSGPGATNLVTPLADAQMDSIPVVAITGQVGRGLIGTDAFQEADISGITMPITKHNFLVRNGDDIARALAEAFHIASTGRPGAVLVDIPKDILQGECTFSWPPQMDLPGYKPNTKPHNRQIREAAKLIAAARKPVLYVGGGVIRGEATAELSALAELTGIPVVTTLMARGAFPDSHRQNLGMPGMHGTVSAVAALQRSDLLIALGTRFDDRVTGKLESFAPEAKVIHADIDPAEIGKNRHADVPIVGDVKAVITDLLDVLRRDGASDVIEIDDWWTYLQNVQDTYPLSYGPQSDGSLSPEYVIESLGKIAGPDAIYVAGVGQHQMWAAQFISYEKPKTWLNSGGLGTMGYAVPAAMGAKMGCPDTEVWAIDGDGCFQMTNQELATCAIEGIPIKVAVINNGNLGMVRQWQTLFYEERYSQTDLSTHSRRIPDFVKLAEALGCVGLRCEREEDVADVIAQARAINDRPVVIDFTVGADAQVWPMVAAGTSNDEIQAAQGIRPLFGDPEEGHA
- a CDS encoding 3-isopropylmalate dehydrogenase; this translates as MRLAVIAGDGIGPEVIGEALTVLDAVLPGVQKTEYDLGARQYHATGEVLPDSVLAELKGHDAILLGAIGDPSVPSGLLERGLLLRVRFELDHHINLRPGRLYPGVQSPLAGNPEIDFVVVREGTEGPYTGNGGAIRVDTPHEIATEVSVNTAYGVRRVVQDAFGRAQQRRKHLTLVHKNNVLTYAGSLWWRTVQAVAPEYPDVEVAYLHVDAATIHLVTDPGRFDVIVTDNLFGDIITDLAAAVCGGIGLAASGNIDATRTNPSMFEPVHGSAPDIAGQGIADPTAAVMSVALLLAHLGELSAAARVDKAVEEHLATRGDEKLSTSAVGARILGKL